The nucleotide sequence cgagagagcctgttgaagaggtattgaagagtttgacagctgtcaaattagctgtcaaagctgaaaaagagaactttgtttctgttgtctctgctggttatatttgttacaatttggttataatttgttgaaaataaggaagaactgatacaaactaacttgacttttggatttgaactggaaggaatattaagtaaccaaaaaccctctagagggggttttgggacattacaagaatggctgaaggagggaaaatacaagctaaattggacagagtttttgttctcttgggaaagttacaaggccaaattgatgttttggctacaaatgttgcaactctggacttaacagtaaataaattcattgaatttgataaggacttgactcaggaagtttatgcagctggacaagaagagaaacttgagaactttgagagtgtggagaaagagatatatgttgttcctgaggaaaaggaaggaggagctgtaatgctgcagatgacaaaggagagccagaggcctgacatgatggctacaaaggaaaataagaacttgatgttgaaaatctggtttgaattggagattgaagaatggagagatctccttatgtggagatctgaagatccaaggattacaaatctgattaaggtggaagttggagctttggggacatttggacttgaaaggagtaagaaacaagattcgggctccacttttaagtatggaggtctggctggaagaaatatggatcccatttggctagagcttctccgagatctggtgtttaatattaaggactatcaaaaaaaccggcagagaggaattgagagagaattaagagcctcggacatgagatctccaggctgatagtagatcaagactgatggacatttgttggggattgaaaccgggaaagggggtggtggagtttggggatccaaagggggcataattataatttgtttttgcttttattttgttttgctatttgtatgaaaattggggaagtcatggaagggaatttgggtcgactttagaaaaaagttttaagaatgagaattgatgtataaatattgatgtttataaggtaaaattggctttttaaaaatgaactaaacagaaaaaggttaaaaattggggataagaacttgttgaattaacaatttgaattggaatataagaaggggaggtgtggggaagtcagggaaatatgttatagaaaaataaggattgtaaactttatgtgtttttacctttttggtttttggttttttgatttttttttaatgtattaaagtggaaaatttcaataaatatcttttttttaaaaaaaagaagagaattgGATAAATGACTGTTTTGGAGATTTTCTTCATAGGCATTGAAAATGAGATGAAACAGTgtgttctgtttttttaattgtaatgtAGAAGGTTGCCTATGAACACTGAAGTATGTACTGTATTTCTTGCTTTAGAGAGAAGATGTAAACAAACTTAAATATTAATGAAATTGATGCATGGTTTTTGAAAGCAGCCCCCCCCCTGAATATACAGATACTAAAGCAAATAGATATGTAAGGAGGGGATTTATGGAGCACTCAGCTTCACTGCTGGTAAACATGTTGAATTTCAGAATAATGTCACTGTCAGTGAACTCTTTTGTTGTGTCAAAGCAAACTTTAATTGCTTCATTTACACTCAAGGAAAACATTGCACTCCTGCTACGGTTCTGATTTATCTTTGTTGAAAGACCACATGCAAATCATACCATGGGGTCGAGACAAGCTTCATTTGAATATAAAAGATTAATGTTTTGATTATTGTTTTTCATTGTACACAAGTAAAATGGAAGTACTCCATTCACATTTCTGCAAATTAACCCTGTTAAGCGACTCGCCCACCATTTACAATGGCACAAAGCTATATTTTATTCTTACTTTTGTGAATTTTGGGCCTGAATCTACCTATTCAAAATAATTGCGTGATACAGTTATATTgggactttccatttttaaaggtggtggtggttgttgtgatGTCAGAAACTCTGTGTGCTAAGGGTCAAACTGGATGTGACACTAAATGTATCATTAACAACTATGTCAGGCTTCTTAGAAATCTAATAGCTTGTTTGTGGACACCCTTCCCAATTTTTATATGGTCTGCAGCACATGGAGAAAGAAAGTTTAAACCTTCCCTCTCCATCTCCATTCTCATGAAAACCTCTCCCTGTGCTACTATTAAGCTTAGAGTTCCCCATGAAGATTCTCCCCATCCtgtgcttattattatttttaaaaattaaaaagccttAGGCCTGGTTCACATATAACATTGTGAACATTATAGCATTAACTATTGCTTGCCTTCTTCCAACAAACTACATGCTGAAGCTATGGTTTGTTGTTGACTTGtgagccatggtttgttttaccTATAGCTTGGTACTACATGTGAACACAGCACCCTTCCTTAaccatatttatttcatttcattttatttaatagatttctataccacccttcatccaaagatcacagggcagattgcagtacaaaaatacataccatagtaacaaacaataaCCCCCATctcaatttaaaaggccataaattggctaattaaccaaaggcctgtgATAAGAAGAATGtccttgcctggcacctaaagatacttaatgaaggtgccaggtgagcctccttggGGTGAGGAACCACATAAAAGGCCGATTCTCATGTTGTCACCTTTTAGAtctctcatggagggggcacatgaagaagggcctcagttgatgattgcagggtccaggctgGTTCATACATGTAATATAACCTGCTACCAGAGCATATGCTACCAGAGCATAAACGACAGAGGTTAGGTTATTCCTGTACAGACAGGGGCGCATCTGGGTCACCTGCCGAAGctaatggaaggcactccatgccactgagAACACCTGAGCCTCAATTGACAGCAAAGGATCTGGAAGTATGCCCAAGCTGCATACCTGCTCATTCAGAGCGAgtataaccccatcaagagcaggcaacttCTCATCCATCTGGTCTAGAAAACCAGTCACTATACAGTTCCTTAGTCATATCAGGATCAAGCTTCattttattggctctcatccagtccatcactGAGGCAAGACAAGGGTTCAGCACAACCACTGCCACATTTGCAATAGTAGTAGAGCTGTACAATATGctatcagcatattgctgatgaTGTAGTCCAGAACTCTGAATGACCCCACTTAGCAGTTTTCTGCAGATCTTAAACAGCATGAGAGATCATATGAAACCCTGAGGAAACCAATATTGAAGGCTCCACAAGGctgaagagcactccccaagcatcaccctctggaaatgaccatgCAAGAAGGACCAGAACCACGCCAAAGAAGTCCCACACGTGCATAACTTGGACAGCTCTAGAAGGATACCATGGCCGATGGTATCGAAagtctcacagagctacagtttctgaATGAAGCTCAAAGAAGGAgggaaatagagagagaaaatgcttctTCGTAACAATACATCAGAAAATGTATCCAGTGCTACTGAGTTGGTTGCGAGTTGTACATTttatgaaaacagaataaaaatattttaaaaactaaatgcttatttcattttaaaatatattagcaGTTTAAATGGCAACACTGTCACAGAATTGCATAACTAACACAGTTGCCTGCATTCTTGGACTCTCCTTGGATGCACGGATACAGATTCTCCTTTGACTACGGGACTGTCACAATGCTCTCCTGTGCTTCAGAATTCACCACTGAACCACTGGCTGCCAATGATGTATTTGGTGTTATATTTAATGCTGTCTTTGGGAATCTAGCACATCAAAAGCAAGAGTTATGTCCTAGCCTTCCTCCTCATTTTTTTTTGAAGTGCAGATTAGCCTTATATATTAGCCATGGAAATAGAGATTTAGACATAAAAGTGAACAGTCCAAAAACATCAGCCTCTTTCTGTGTCAAAAGTAATGGTTAGCTACAGATTGTGAGAATAAGGCTAGGCTAGAGGGAACAAGGAATGAAGGGGTATAGCCTTCTGTTGGATGTTCCACGTAATACTGTAAGTCACCCAGGGTggatggggaaatccagccagatgaacggggtataaataataaaataattattattattattattattattattattattattattattggaactgGGTTACTGTTTTATGCCCAATATCTAGCTATGGATGTGTAAAAGACATAACATTCTTCTTACCTTTTTAGGTCCTGGTGTACTGCAAGCACTTTGGGTCGGTACAGTGAGAAAATATGCCTTGGACTCTTCAACTTTATGGGTTTTAGGAGGTCGGGGAGGTGGGTTTGTGGCTTGATTTCCATATTTTCTCATCATGTAATACTGTTCTTCCGTAATCTCTTCCACAATAGACTTTGTTGGGAAACACACAATATCTTCTGCATGTTTGCTCAGCAACTGGAAAGACATATTTAAACGATGCACAGGAGCTTCCCAGATTTCTGTGGGGTTGCTGAAAGTGCTGATTAACAAGTACGAATCTGTTATTTTTTCTTCAAGCTGCAGACATGGAATACCAGCCAAAATATCCTCTTGGATGGAAAGATCCCTTAAGGAAACTTTGACTTTAAATGGAAGACGGAAATATTTGCAAAGCTCCAGAAGTTCATACTGTTTCTTATCATGGACAAGTTCAACAAAGCCCCCTTCCATGCACATTGGAAGAAGTATACTCCTGTGGGTTTCGTTTGGTGATAGAATTTGTTCACAGGCCAAAGCATTCTCTACTTTCTTCTTCCCCGGATCAACAACTTCACTTAGTTGGCACTCTGGAATTAAAAATTGGTTTCCAATAGAAACGGAAGATAGCCCTTCATAAGGTGACTCAAAAGCTTTGGTAGCTACAACATGAAGCTTCTCCTTCACACTCCTTGCTATTTCTAGGTCATAGGCAGTTGGAAACTCCCGTGGTCTTCTTTTGAACTTCCCTTTATAGCTGGTAGGAATTAAAAAGTGCCTTTTATAGGAATCACCTTTGATCTCAGATGCTAAGATTCTTGTTGCCTGGCACTTTTTGTAAATGACTATTTCTCTACCAGGACACAAAATATTATATGATTGCTTATTTCTGACAGAGCCTTCAATTACCGCAACAACGATAGGAAATTCATTGCACGTCCTTTCCAAAATATCTTCCATGGACAATGGCTGAAGGAAACTGTGAATATTGTAACAGTCAGTGACGTCTTTGACTTCAACATCTAAATCTGAAAGGAAGTAAACAGTCTCTTTTTGaactgaaaagagaaaaaaaattggGTTAATTGATATTGTTGTGCAAAGGTCTACTATGTAAAAATACAAATTTCTTCTACATATGCGTTAGTAGTTTCAGGAGGCTCTTGGTGTATTAACTGTATAATCCCTTTAATGATTTCAGCTCAAAACTTATGAGAATGCTATCATTTTGCAACACTGGTTTCAGGAGTAAGATGTGTGCTTCCTGGCGGAAGGGCTCAAGAGCAAGGTGTGCTTGAGTCAAAATGGAGGGAGAAACAGCAACATTCCTGGAGCAGTTCCAAGTTGATGCTCCAGCAGAACCAGTGACAGATGGAGTAGTAGAACCAGTGGTTCAATGAAAAGAAGCAATTGCAAGCAGAGTACATGACAGGCTTCCTTAAATTTGGAGAGAAAAATGTGACTCCATGAGAGGTGAGAGCCATGCCTGATGAGATGCTACAAGGGGTTAAGAATGACCCAGGAGCCTGGCCTTGAGGCACAAatacagaggtgccaacttgcatTAAATATTGGGGGGCTGGTACCCCCCCTACATAATCACATGACACAACACCCCCCCATTTGagtgacaatgcccatcaacgtaGGGGGGCCTCAAGTATTTTAGGGGGGCAGAAGGGACCTTGTcacctaggagttgactcctatgcacCCATATGGA is from Podarcis raffonei isolate rPodRaf1 chromosome 3, rPodRaf1.pri, whole genome shotgun sequence and encodes:
- the THEMIS gene encoding protein THEMIS: MASSLKNFIHSLDPNSLPRILQIQSGFYGEGSIYEKCGHECCLSTGDVIKVVGLKVKKVLASNCESEDDASFCSTTVELPLHFPGLCRIVADKTPYVSVEEIVKKVLIGSTQLQHPCFYCSKDIKVENLTIKWGEKIIFNSVEVSNGILTVHCRLMRDGQLHAFVLPISQEGDFYEWEDDQTYTLKEIAKWKIPKSRSRRVTFTHICKARNSTNLLPLDFDGCIVLTPIYEVQAVMKFQKETVYFLSDLDVEVKDVTDCYNIHSFLQPLSMEDILERTCNEFPIVVAVIEGSVRNKQSYNILCPGREIVIYKKCQATRILASEIKGDSYKRHFLIPTSYKGKFKRRPREFPTAYDLEIARSVKEKLHVVATKAFESPYEGLSSVSIGNQFLIPECQLSEVVDPGKKKVENALACEQILSPNETHRSILLPMCMEGGFVELVHDKKQYELLELCKYFRLPFKVKVSLRDLSIQEDILAGIPCLQLEEKITDSYLLISTFSNPTEIWEAPVHRLNMSFQLLSKHAEDIVCFPTKSIVEEITEEQYYMMRKYGNQATNPPPRPPKTHKVEESKAYFLTVPTQSACSTPGPKKDVYVDATKKQPSDLSTAVSGLQLSCQSDLEQQENKEEMAQTATSAENRMAKDSSKGVLAKHRAEKKPNSRPDIDDKDISVTESVTPKNPGEHI